Part of the Acropora palmata chromosome 10, jaAcrPala1.3, whole genome shotgun sequence genome, TATCACATAAACCTGGAGAATCAACAGATTCTCCCTCACAAGAAGCATTGTAACCCACTTGGTTACTTTTGGATATGGAATTCATGATATGGGCAGCACCTTCTCTCTGCAAGTCTGGTCTGTAAGCAAAGTACTTACCGGCAAGATCAGCAAAACTGAAACTGGAACACGAGTTTGGAAGGACTTTATGGGGAAAGGCATATTTTCTAGATGCTTTCTTACGACGAGACAATGGCAAAACACCAGATTGGGAGGAGAAAAAGCCATTGTCGCTTCGAGCCAACAGCAGTGTTGAGTTTGTACTTgtgtttctttgatttgatAGTAAGCTCTTTGCGTTACCTTCAGGTGAAACATGTACTGTTAGAGGAGTGGTGTGGTTGGTAGTTTGTTCATTCTGTAAAATGACACCTGATGTCTGTGACACAGCTTCTCCTTGTGTTTTGGTTTGAGATAATCTTGAATGTGCTATCTTAGGGAACTCTCTGTTTTCAATTGCATTTCCATTGGGGAGGTTAGCATAATTTTCTAAGGAAGGTTCTGAAATGGatatagaaaaagaaaaagaaataagagTTCCTCTCTTCCAGGAAGACAACTAACTACAAAGCGTAACCTACTGGACACAAACTACAAATTCAAGCAATTGACTCAATTCAGAATCATACTAAAGAAATATCACTAGCTAAATTTGAGAATGGTATGTGACACAAAGTGTGCATAAAATCTTAGCAAAAGCAGCAAAAGTATAAACAGCTGTGTTACCATGTGTAATGATTTCATATTTGGCTTCTTCAAGTACAGACTGATCTAATGTCAGTAGACAGGGTAACGGATCATTGGTTTCTGGTTTTAGTGCTATGACAGTTCCCTTGTTCCTGGGATCAGCCTGATAGAGTAGTTTAATGACGCTCAAAGTTGTGCCTTGTTGAACTTTCAGAACAGGATGGCCATTCTTAAAAAGTAACAcctgaaaataatattgtcaGTCAAGTTCAAGCAAAAAAGTCCCTTAGATGTCCTAAAGCATTAACACAGAAActatatgtgtatatatatatatatatatatatataagaagaagatataacgaagagacaaaattctctgttactccgagtttcgtgctcacgcactcatcagacagtatttaaatactgtctgatgagtgcgtgagcacgaaactcggagtaacagagaatcttgtctcttcgttatatcttcttcttattcaaagctctacacttaaaagtgtattgagcactgttttaacggcattagccactattacacgtatatatatatatatatatatatatatatatatatatataataatgatcaatggtagcaaaatttcagttcatcgTTTTATTGCTGCATTCTTTTTCGTTTGCAATGCAATTGCAGGAAAAAAGATCAATGCCCGCTGGACGGAAAATGCCTTACACAAAATGTAGTTTACCAAGCAACAGTCTCTACACAATCTTCATCAGAAACATACGTCGGCCTGGCTACAAATTTTAAAGAGCGTTACCGAAACCACACAGCATCTTTTCGACATCAAAGCAAGAGAAACGAAACTGAACTGTCAAAACACATTTGGGCACTCAAAGACAATAACAAACCTTTTAACATCAAGTGGAGAATTATTAAGCAGTGCAGACCTTATAGCAACATTAGCAACAAATGTAACTTATGCCTTTTTGAGAAGTTTATAATCATCTGTAGGAAAAATTTGTGCAgtctaaacaaaagaaacgaacTAGCAAGTTCATGCCCCCACAGAAACAGATACCTACTCAAgaatattttgtaaaataacgCAATCTTTTGTAACATCTTTGGGTTTacctttgtttttacatctcaTAGCAACTGCCTTGAAGTTTTTATATCTCATAGCAACCTTAACTTCGCTTTTAATTGCCAGTGCTTGTAAATTAACGGTCATTCGTtattgcctgatgagtgtggtCACCCTTCGATCATACGAAACAGCGTTGTAGCAATAAAAcgatgaactgaaattttgctaccattgatcattattatcactgcTCCTCCCAGAGTTGAGCGCTCTTTAAATTTATTCTATTCAAGTTCAagaagtatatatatatatatatatatatatacgtgtaatagagtggctaatgccgttaaaacagtgctcaatgcacttttaagtgtagagctttgaataagaagaagatataacgaagagacaaaattctctgttactccgagtttcgtgctcatgcactcatcagacagtatttaatgaagaataaacctatcaagttatatatacacgcgtctattgtttatagaaagcagggcagtgcggttctaataggtgtgagaaaactaggtgtgagaaaaaagctaatagagtattatttttgagtcaattgttccggaggtaaaacttgttttcgtggcggcatttggaaatcagttcagatcttttattTAGGATTCTGTCGGGGTTTGCAGTAATGATCATTAGTTTCTCCGTTAAGCACAGGTCGCATCGcttagaaatgttgttgtagggTCTTGCGCGGCTGATTATAGTCCATTTAATGTTGAAGTCTTGATTATTGTCACATAGTTAAAGCAAGATCGGGCGAATTAGCAAACAACTCCTGGAGATCATCAACACCACAATAAGACGAAAAACCGGCCTCAACCAATGGAAAAACTCTACATCCGTAACCAACTGGTTCTCATCCATACAAGACAAACACCAACACACCTTCGCCGTATTCGACATCGAAAACTTCTACCCTTCCATCACCGAAAAACTCCTTACTGACGCCATCACCTTTGCCAAACAGCACATTAGTATAACGGACCGTGACACTGACATTATAATGCACTCAGGGAAATCCCTCCTCTTCGACAAAAACACTGCCTggattaagaaaaacaacagttcATTTGACGTCACCATGGGAAGTTATGACGGAGCAGAAGTGTGTGAATTAGTTGGCCTTTTCATCCTTAACGACCTTTGCAACGAGTACGGTAAAGATAACATCGGTCTGTATAGAGACGACGGACTCAccattttcaaacacacaTCCGGACCACAAGCTGAACGAATAAGGAAAGACATTACAAGACGCTTCAAGACTCATGGACTTAACATAACTATAcagacaaacatgaaaattgttaACTACCTGGACGTCACCTTCGACCTTACAAACGGTACCTACTGCCCTTACAGAAAGCCAAACGACCATCCACAGTACATCAACACAAAGTCCAACCACCCGCCCAACATCATAAAACAGATACCAGCATCCATCAACAGACGAATTTCCGATAACTCCTCCAACGAAGACGCATTCAACAAGGCCAAACCTGTCTACAACTCAGCTTTGAAAGCCAGCGGCTATACGGAAACACTGACctacaacaaagacaaacaaccTGCACGACCTCGACgcaacagacaaagaaatatcATCTGGTACAACCCTCCTTTCAGTAAAAACGTCAAGACTAACATCAgcagaacatttctcaatCTTATTTCTAAGCACTTCCCGAAACAACACAAATACCACAGCCttttcaacaagaataacgtcaaagatctgaactgatttccaaatgccgccacgaaaGCAAGTTTTACCTCCAGAACAATTGACTCAAAAATAATACTCTATTAgcttttttctcacacctagttttctcacacctaTTAGAACCGCACTGCCCTGCTTTCTACAAACAATAGACGCGTGtatatataacttgataggtttattcttcattaaatactgtctgatgagtgcgtgagcacaaaactcggagtaacagagaattttgtctcttcgttatatcttcttcttagatatatatatatatatatatatatatatatatatatatacatatatatatatattcataAAGGGGAAATTTTCCTTGCACACTGAAATTAGCTTACACTCTCTTACTTCAGAGTAATCATGCCCTTCAATTTCATACATTTGAATGAGGACAGGTAGGCTGTAGGATAAGTGAATTAAAGTAGCTCTAGTGAACTAGtaagctgaaaaaaaagttgactaGTATGATGAAAATAACATTGAAGAAGATACCAACCAAGATGGTCATTCTGCTCCATTCAATTCGATAAGATACAAGACTTATTGTAACTCTACTATGATAAAACCAGCAAGCCAACAGCACTTCTAAAAAACAATTGGCAATTATCAGCTGCtaaaataacttttcatctggatggaaaatttgaaagtcAAAATAAATCTGACATCAATCTTCATTTAGAGAACAAATTCTATAAAGGTTGCCACGAAAATAGTGAGTTAAGCCTGTATGTTAAACAATTCCATctcattaataaaattaatttctgaaaaaaaacgTCATCAATAtttgttgattaaaaaaattaactggaaGTAATTGGTTTACAGTTAGATCAATATCACTGAGTTGCATATATCTGTTATTGTTACAACCCCAAGGAGTTTCAAAGCTTTTAAGTCTTATAAACTTTTTCCtcaaatttaatatatttCCAAATATTGTGAAAGTACCGTCTTCCTCCGACCGAAAGAGGAAGTAAAACTTGCTAGTATTACACGTTTAATGAAGAGTCAAAAAATGTTGGGAGAGGCTGGGCttattttttgcttcactCATTTAAATAGATAATgggagaattttttttctcttgtaaaAACTGATTGTGAAACTCGCCACGCCGTTACACCACTAAACAAAGAGTCCAATGGATTGATGACAACGCCAGATGGGGAAGTAAGtttcacaaaacaacaaaaacaccgACAAGAAATCAGCAGGCAAATTGGCTACGATCGAAACAAAATCATGAACAAAATACTTTTTGGGGcacaaaaattattcaaaagaaACGTGCGAACGCGTGCGAGtaatgacaaaataatttacgCATTTTGAGTTCGTGAATGAAAAACGTGACTTCTGTCATTAAAATAGGCAAGTGAAGGTACAGGTATGTTTTGACCTTTAAGAAGAACCTTAgcactaaaaacaaaaagataaaataattCTAGTCAAAATATCAGCACAATCGTGACCTTTTACCTCGTTTTGTCGGACTTGAATACGCGTTGACTCTGACGCCATGTTAAAATATAAACTGAACAAAACATTTCCCACAATTCCGTTCTTTTTCCCGGTCTTTTTCATGATGCGACAAAATAAACACAGAGGGGATGGGTTCATATGAACAAACTAACcaaaaaaagttgacaaaacAAACTTACCAAAAGGCAAGAACTCaactaaataaattatttgatgtaaaaataatttttgaaagtACTTTTTTCATCTAGAATTCCTCGAAATGAAAAAGAGTTGCTTAAGAACCAAAAGGCTATTAGCTCTACTCTAGTGAGGCTAAAGATATTCTTCCTCGTGTCCAGAGAAAGGATGTCTTTCTTTTCAGAGGCAGTTCATCGGTTTTTGCCGATTCCGGAAGATCGTAAAATTGAAACGAAACAATTTTTAGATGCGGCAAGCGAAATAGTACCTTTCTTCGGTGAGCACAATTTTCGTTTTTAGGATTGGAACGACATTTTCGAGAAACTCCATTCTCTTTAATCAAAGCtttaatatattttcaatgatcatTTGTTCTTATTTATTCATTACCTCGTCATACAATAATATAGGGTCGTATCAAAGTTTTACATTTAACCATTAGGTTTACTATCATTATTTGTGGAGGGGCAGAAAATATTGTATCTTCTGGTTCGCGCTTTGATTTAAAACCTTGAGTAGTTGTCTATTTTTGTGTACAAAATTTCATAACTCAGAATATTATATTGAGCTAAGTGTTGTGTTACttcacattttatttattacaatttgGAGTTAGTATATTCAGAAGTAAGATAAATCTTAAGTGCTTTAGGACCACAAAATATTGCATTAACTTTGACATgcttattttatcattgatatATAAAAATACTGGTTTGATAGGTGCGTCttcttatttttaaatttatttttttgccgtCAAAATTGTGAAAACATCAATGATGATTATTTGTGAAATTTGGCGTACCAACCTTAAGTTGCATGTTTTCATTTGGACTGCACAGATTGGTTTCAAAGGCTTTTCAGTTGGTTGGCCATATGGAAATTGGTGCTTTCTCCAATTAAATTATACAATTTTGACCACTGAtctaaattttcaaatttacctaCAGACAAGCATGACTTTACATCTGGGCTGCCTGTGATTCCTCTGGTCTGCTTGTAATATtgtattcttttaaaaataaaactgaaaacagtTGAAATAAAGGGATACTTCATTTACAATAAGCGTtggaaagcaaatgaaaataatgtaCTTTGTAAGAGATCCTGAATAATAACTATGATcatgaataaaatttaatttttatcatgaataacaattattgtgtCCTTTGTAGATGTCTTGGGACCAACAGCATTTGGACCTGTTAAATCAGACATCAATGGGAACATCAAGgtacagttttcttttttttgtatagcTTTTAAAGAGACTGTTGTCCAGAAATGTGCACATAAGTCAAGTATTAAATTCTGATAAATACCATGATGTCTTCTAGTCAGTTGCGGattgtgttttctacatttcctttttgttctcaaatgcctgtcgtgttttatcacagtgtaatacaggGCTTAggcttttttatttgttaaacaGAGTTGGGTGACACCTAAGCTTTTATCACCTGTATATGCCTGGACAAATGTGACTAAGTATAGGAGAAGGCAAGATGGAGCCCTTGACCCATATACTGTATCTCATTTTGTGAATTTATGACTGTGCATGTTTGTATTTAAGAGGTCTCTCAAAGCAGGTATGCCAAagcaaaaaatgcaaattacatgtagaaaattaattattgaaattaattttaagtcTTCTTTATATTCAGAAACTCAGAGACAAACATGCTCAGGATGTAGAAAGattcaaaacattgcaagatATTGTGGAAAGTGAATTAGAGGCTGGAACAACCCTTGCAAAAAATTCTGCTACGGATGCCTTGCTTTGGCTCAAAaggtttgtcaaaaaaaagaactagTACGCATGAGATGTTTCTTATAAATTCCCAATAAATACAATTATAAATACACATCCAGTGATCCATGATAATAAAACTAATGGTGCACAAGTTGCCAAAGTGCATTGTGATCTTCgtgagtaatttcaaaaaaaaatttatttcaaaggtAATCGAGAAAATGGTAGCCGTTCAACTTGTTCATTGCATTAGTGATAATAATTGCAGTGAATCTTTGCAATCTGCCTAAAAGCGCCACCATAGCACTGAATCCGCACTTCTGAAAGTTAACAGTGACATAGTGAAGGCCGTTGACAACTGACGACCTGTTGTTTTGCTACTGCGTGACCTATCTACGGCTTTGATATGGTTGACCATGGTATTCTGATTCCTTGACTCAAATCTAGCTTTGGCATCCGAGAAGGGCTCCATAATGGTTTCGATCCTATCTTGATAATCCATTACAATATGTATGCATTAATGGTGCTAACTCCTCTTCTATTGATGTTGCTTTTGGTGTTCCACAAGGATCTGTTTTGGGACCGCTTCTTTATCTGTTGTATACCTCTCTGCTGGGTGACGTAATACGTCAACATGGAATTGAGTTTCATGTATATGCAGATGATTCCCagatttattttacttttgatTGGTCTTCATGCTGTTTGTCTGTAGTGAATATTAAACTCAAGTTAAACAGTGATAAAACTGAACCCCTGATCAGTTTCCACCTGTTACACTTAGTGATCGCTCCATGACTCTCCCATCTAAATATGCCAGGAATATTGGTGTCACGTTTGACAGCGTACTTAACTTTGAGCGCCATACTACTGATATTTGCAAGTGTTGTTAATTTAATATCCGTAATATTTATCATATTAGGAAGTTTTCATCTACCGAGCATATGATGATTTTAGTTAATGCCTTTGTTACCCAAAGACTTGACAATTGTAATTCACTACCATATGGTCTTCCTCGTGGTCTTCAACATAGGTTAATTACAGCTTGTTCAGAGTTGCAGAGCTCACTTAAATTTAGGTGGCTGCAAGAATAATCATATCATGCCATTACTCAGGGAGCCTCATTGGCTTCCCGTTGAACATCATATTACTTTCAAATCACTTTTAATAACTTTTAAAGCTCTTAATAATTTAGCTCCTTGTTACACTGGTAATCTTCTGCACTTATAAAGGTCTTGATCTAAATTTCAGCTTCAAGTTCCTCCATTGAATCTTAAAACCTGTAGAGACTGAGCATAATTTCTGTGTATGTGCCCCTGAGCTATGGAACTGCTTTCCTAGCTAGATTAGATGTAGCCCCACGGCTACTTATCattttaaacattattttaattcttaGGTAATGTAAGttttattattctattttccTCTTCCATTGTGAAGCGCTTTAGAACTTTAGTACAAAGCACTAtataaataatgttattattattgttattgtggCAAATGCTTATCCATGCTAAATAATGATTTGTCTTTGAACAGAAAATGCTAAAGAATATTTGTGACACTACATTTCAAGGTTCATTTTCATCCTATTTGCAGAGCTTTGCAGTTTATCATCATTTTTCTGAAAGAAGTTCTTACGGGAGAGCAAGATCTTGTGAAATGTGCCAAGAAGGCTTATGAGGGTTCATTAAAGAAATATCATGGCTGGATTGTACAAGGAATTTTCTCTGTAAGTATTTTTATATCAATCTGTTGTTAACCATTTCACAGAATAAAGTAAGTAGTTTTGTTCAGTGTAAAGGCTTGCCAGGCATCTTTTTGAAAGAGGAGTGACCAAAGGGGAAATCATTAGTATTAAATATTCTACTTTGagcatcaataattattctggTTTTCCCACTTTATTGGATTTATTTTACTGGCTTTACCTATTGTTTTCTGCTTGGCACTGATGAACATGTTGATGTTTTCTCATAGATGGCCATGAAAGCTGTGCCATATCGCAAGGACTTCGTGGACAAATTAGGTAGAGGAAAAGTTGATGAGGAGACAGTTCTGAAGGAAATGAAGGACTGCGTAGATCTCTTGTTTGCAAATATTGATGTGGTTCAAGAATTTTATGACCAAAATCGGCTGGATAATTCACAAAAAGTTTAGTGGGCTTAGGCACGCGAGTGAAACTCGCTATTGTAGGctctaaaaaattaaatacaatACAATTTTGGGGTTTGATGTTTCAATTTCTTGGGCTTTGACAAAGCACTCAGCATGTATGGTCAAAAGAAGCAAATGAATTAAATGTTAATGAAAATGCAAGAACTTTGGTGGTTCCTTATTGCGGACCACAAAAGCAATCAGTACTTAATTCAATCGTCACCgactctgaaaaaaaattgataatacACCTAAGGTTGGAATATTACTGCGGATGAAAAATATATTGCTGGAGTATCATTGAACCCTGTTTGCGTTTCTTGGGCCCTGTTTACATGGAGGGAGGGGAACCCTGCTAGGAGGGCTACCCTTCCAAGAGGGTCAAAAGATAGCCCCCCTTCACATGTGGAGTGTTGTCCCAAGTGCTGCTTCTACTAACAAGCATGACCACGTGAGGCCATGTCTATAAATGGCGTGAATGCGGTAGTCGAAAAGTTAGCCCTCTCAGGACGGTAAACGAAACTGGGAAAGACAATAGAAGAGGGTTTCCAGGGTCTTAGGTGGCATTTATATTGTCccgggtagaagggtcaccctcctaccAGAGCTTCCTTGGGGTAGCCAACTTTTCCTACATTTCCTTACTAAACTCAcaaaccgtttacatgagaaactaAAAGTTGGCTAAGCTAGAAGAGTGACCCGCCTTATTATTTTTGCACTTGCGTTAGAGAGAATCGCGAGGTCACGTGTTCAAAACCCGTTgcagtcctgaatttttcaggcttctctacgtaattgcaaaaattgcgttcCTAACTGCGTGGATTTCATATCCGTACAATTTCACATatcattttatcatttttcgTACATGTTGCTATCTATGTACGTTTCCATACCCAGTCTCTTCCGCGCGAGCTCGCGACATGCGTAGCCATATTTCAGCGCTGTCTCCTGGATCTTCGATGACGGTAAAATGacaagagagagagagactgATAGCTGGTACAAGTTTTGCTGGGGAAAAGTAAGTTTTGCCGAGGCAGGTGTGCGCCACCGTAATAACTAACAAAAGGATTCAGCTCTGACTGATTTTATTACTAATCCTGTCTCAGTTAAAAACTACATCTGCTACACTACGGCAATGTTGTATTTACAGCACTTGACGCTATAAAAGCGGGAGTTATGTATTTTAACCTCATCGAAGAGTTCTTGTTACAGATAGACACGTGCTCATCACGTGTATTAACTAGCAGGCCCCTCGTCCCTTCACTGTCAACCATCGCTAGCTGACAAATTCTGTGTAAGAACACTCATACGTCACTGCAGTCTTTACGAAAGGCGGGTATCTCGATTTATACACACGTCTCAAGCTTAAGATACACATCACATTTGACGCGTCAACGGGCACGAGGTTGGCCTGGCAGTACTTGTCAAAATCTTTTATTGTGTCCGTGTTGCCTGATACTTCGAACGCTCTGACACCAGTCACTTTCAAGCTGCCAGGGCACAGGAGAGAGATGTCGTCATTCCCTATTCCTTCCGCTAGcgagaaaagaaattaatatGTTGGTCAGGCTAGAGATCGTCATGGCAGGAAAATCTGATTAAACGTCGGAAAGAAACTACTTCAAAATGGAGTGGAAAGAGACGACcagtttttaaacaaatgCAGGGGGGCGGGAGGGGATGGTACATGACGTGGTCAGCAACGCGTGCATcgttaaaggggctaggtcaagCAATTctaggcaatttcagcattgatcaagtggtcatagaatgactgaaataacaaaataacggctcaaacctatagaagaactcaaacaaaacacaggaaagctaagaagggacaaggatggacGAAACTgggaggattgaaatggattgcatttgggtaaattgaaaaacgtcggtccaccttttttcaaatttatatcagtttacatcaaaatgccatttaaatcattctcagttgttatgtgaCCGTGAttcagaaaatgaaagacactTGGTCTGCCAATTTGACCTtttagagctcataactatcaaaataaaacaaaattacctagaacagcgtgacctagcccctttaactCATCCCTCAATCCTGCGCACAAGAAGGTTGCTAGCAGGTTAAAGCGGTCTTACTGATTAGGGCGTGGTCAATAGCTGTTGTAGCCGTTATCAGCAGTTTTGACTCATAAACGAGGTTAATGGATCATTTTT contains:
- the LOC141894363 gene encoding glycolipid transfer protein-like, encoding MSFFSEAVHRFLPIPEDRKIETKQFLDAASEIVPFFDVLGPTAFGPVKSDINGNIKKLRDKHAQDVERFKTLQDIVESELEAGTTLAKNSATDALLWLKRALQFIIIFLKEVLTGEQDLVKCAKKAYEGSLKKYHGWIVQGIFSMAMKAVPYRKDFVDKLGRGKVDEETVLKEMKDCVDLLFANIDVVQEFYDQNRLDNSQKV